The bacterium DNA segment ATTCTTTGTGCCAAAAATCTTACGAAGAATATAGCTGAACATCTTTTATTCCTGTTAATTTGGTCGGGGCGACTGGATTCGAACCAGCGACCTCTTGAACCCCATTCAAGCGCGCTACCAAGCTGCGCCACGCCCCGATTGATTACCTATTTAAAATAGCTCGTATATCAGTAAGCTCTTTATTGATATCTTTTATTATATTAACTAGTTCATGGTCATGTGACTTCTTTAAGCCGTTCTTTGGTGCTTCAAGTTGTTTCTTTGCGCCATCTCTTGTATATAAATCTTCCCACAGAAGCTTTTTTATTTGCAGTATAAGCTCTATATCTTTTTTAGTATAACTCCTTTTACCATCGCCGTCCTTTTGAGGTTTTAACTGCTTAAATTCTCCTTCCCAGTCACGCAGCACATACGACTCCACTTTCGTGAGTCTGCTTACCTCGCCTATTGAGAAAAAGAGTTTATCAGGTATATTGATTTCCATATTTCTTATTCTATTTCTGATTTTGCATCTCTTGTCATTAAATCCATAACTGCTTTTCGCGGATCTTTATTATTAAAAAGCACTTCGTAAATTTCAGTTGTTATTGGCATATCTACACTATGTTTTTTTGAAAGAAAGTATGCTGACTGAGTTGTTTTTACACCTTCTGATACCATTGACATTGAATCAAGGATTTGGCTAAGTGTCCTTCCCTTTGCAATCTGCTCGCCTACAAACCTGTTTCTGCTGTGTTTACTTGTGCAAGTTGTAATTAAATCACCTATACCACTCAAACCGGAAAAGGTGTGGGGGTTTGCTCCCATTTTTGCACCAAGCCTTCTGATCTCTGCCAATCCTCTGGTAAGCAAGGCAGACTTTGTATTATCTCCAAAACCAAGGCCATCAGAAATCCCAGCAGCTATAGCTATTATGTTTTTCAGCGCACCGCCTAATTCAACGCCAATTACATCAGAATTTGTATATACTCTAAAATCGCGAGCCATAAAAATTGTTTGAACATGTTTCGCAACATCCATATCTTTCCCGGAAACCACAACTGTAGTAGGGATTCCCCTTGCCACCTCTTCTGCATGAGATGGGCCTGACAGAACAATAATATTGGTATTATCTGTCTCTTCTGCGATTATCTCTGACATCCTTTTTAATGTTTTATTCTCAATGCCTTTTGCAACACTCAGTTTTACAACTCCTTCTGGAACATGAGAACTTTTTGCGACCTTTCTCATCACATGGGAAGGCACAGCATAAACTACTAAAGAAGCCTCTGATATGGCTTCATCTATTTTGGATGTTATATAAATTTCAGCAGGTATGTCTATTTCTGGCAGAAACTTTGGATTCTTTCTCTGTTTAAGGAGAACCTCTGCATAATCAGGAAATGCTTCCCATAAAGAAACCTCTAACCCCTTTTTATAAAGATGAATAGCTAATGTTGTTCCCCATCCGCCAGCTCCAAGCACACAGATTTTTTTATTATTCATAATAGACTAAATACTAACAAAGCACCGTACGTTATGCAAGAATTTTTAGTTTTCATAAGTCATTGCGAAGGATGAAATCCTGAAGCAATCTCTGTCACTTCTTGTAGGCATTCTTTCGATCATCAACAGTAAGGATGAAAACTATCCGTTCATTCTTATCTATAATGTAGAAGAGTCTGAACTTGCCGATTCTGTATCGCCAAGTATCGGGGGAATACCCCTGAAGCTTCTTGATGTTATTCCCCCAGAAAGGCTTTGTCTTGATTTGGGGATAGACATAGCTATCAAGTTTCTTGCGCAAAAAAACAGCATCGTGCGACGATAGCTTCTTAAACTGCTTTGCAAACTCGTCGGTTTCAAATATCCGAAAATCAGACAAAGCAACCTCGTCTGGCTTTTGCATCACAAAGACCGTTTTTAATACTGAGGTTCAAGCTTGCGTTATCTTTGATTTCCGCCATTTCGAATTCATCCACGTACTCGTGTTCTTCCACGAAGCGCAGAGCAGCGGTCTCAATAAAGTTTGAAAGCGGCCGATTGTCATTGATTGCCATGCCTCGAAATCTCTGGTATATCTTGTCATCAAGTCTCAATGTTACAGTTTTAGACATTGTTTACCCTCCTGGATAATCTTAGCTATTGTTTATATATAGAATACAAAAGAATACATATGAATGCAATGGAAATCTTCGTGATTTAATTTCACATCCCCCTGAGTCCCCCTTCAAAGAGGGAATAGTTTTGCCGCAGGTGAAACTAGGGGGATGTTTTTCCTTTCTTCCCAATCCTGTTTTCCGTTCCATGCAAAAGTCTTTTTATGTTGCTTTTGTGTCTTATAACAACAAACACTGCTGCAATTATTCCAAAAACAAGATTCTCAATCCTGAAATTAAAAACACCTATGAAAATAGGCAGACTTATTGCAGCTACTATAGAGGAGAGCGAGACATATCTTGTGATTAAAGCGCATATTCCCCATACTGCGACGCATAACAGTATAGGAATTGGTGCTATAGCGAGAAATACACCTGTGCTTGTTGCAACTCCTTTTCCTCCTTTAAAATCCAAAAATATAGTCCAGTTATGACCTATTATTGAACTTGTTCCCGCTATTATTTGAAACAAATTACACAACTGATCTGAACAACCTCTATGAAAATATGCGGCTATTATACTTGCGCAAATCAGGCCTTTGGCAATATCAATAATCAGTGTTATAATTCCGGGAATAATCCCAAGCACTCTAAATGCATTAGCTGCTCCTACATTCCCACTTCCAAACTCTCTAATATCAATTTTTTTTATTAATTTCCCAATTATAAAACCTGTTGGAATTGCCCCCAAGAGATAACTTACTGCAATCATTGCCAGGATTTTCAATATAATTGTCATGTTGTTTCCTTTATTTTAAACCTTATTGGAACACCTTCAAACCCGAAATTATCATACAGATTATTTTTCAGATAGTTTAGATAGTCTTCCATAATCAAATTTCTATTATTAACAAACAAAGCAAATGTAGGCGGGCAGGTTGATACTTGAGTTATATATTTTATTTTCAACTGCTTGCTGGATGTAGAAGAGAACGGCCTGCGTTTTTTCGCATCTTCTAACATCTTGTTAAGCACTGCAGTACTTATGCGTTCCGTATAACATTTATGTACATTAAAGGCCATGTCCATGACCGTAAATATCTTTTCTTTTTTCAATGCGGATATAAAAATCACTGATGCAAAATTAAGAAACTTTAAGTTAGCTTTAAACTGTTCGAGCCATATTCCCTTATCAATACCCAGCTTTTTTGATAGATCTGCCTTATTAATTGCTATTATTATTCCCTTTCCCTGTTCACAGATAAAAGAGGCTATTTTTTTATCCTCCCGCGTTGGCCCTTTCGTTATATCTATAATTAAGATCGCTACATCGGATAGTTGTATAGCTTTTTGCGCTCTTATTACACTATATCTTTCAACGTCTGTCTTTAGTTTGTTTCTCGCTCTAATACCTGCTGTGTCAACTAATACAAAACTTGCGTTTTTGTACTTTAGAAAGCTATCTACAGCATCCCTTGTTGTACCTGGCTCCTTGTCTACTATAAGTCTTTCATCGCCGAGTATTGCATTTACATAGGAAGACTTTCCAACATTTGGACCCCCAACAATAGCTATTCTTATCTCATCGGATGATACTGCATTTTCTCTATCAGAAAAATCCTCTGTTACCTTGTCTAATAAAGTATTAATATTTAAACCATGAGATGCTGAAATTGGCAAAAGTTCATCAGTTCCAAACTGATAGAAATCATAAATATCATTAGTCTTCGCTTCAGTGTCTACCTTATTAACAACTACAATATATTTTTTATCTGTCCTTCGAATTTTATCTATAATCTCTTTATCTACTGGAAGAACACCTGTCTTGGCATCAACCATGAAAATTATAAAATCTGCCTGAACAATAGCTACATCAACTTGTGCTCTAACCTGCGCAGATATATTATCCAAACTCTCGAAATTCAGACCTCCAGTATCTATAATCTCAAAGCTTTTGCCTCCCCATAGACCAGTTCCATAGATTCTGTCCCGTGTTAGACCGGAAAAAGAGTCTACTATACTTTTTCTTTGTCCAATTATCCTGTTGAAAAGCGTTGATTTGCCAACATTGGGACGACCTAGAATTGCAACAATGGGGTTACGCTTTTCTGTCTCCATTTAATAGCTTTACTCCATGTATAGTATAATTAATTCCTGATATCACTGTAAAAACCATTGTTGTCCATACAATGAAACTTATTGAAGGAACTTTTATATTTAACAAAGCATAAATGATCGTGAAAATTTGCAAAAAGGTAGTACATTTGCTAACTTTTGAGGGCTTGGGCTCAAGACCTCCTAAAACAACGTAAAGTATTAAAAAACCGGATATGATAATTACATCACGCGCAACGACTACGATTGTAAGAAAAACAGGAATGCTCCCATCCATCATTAGCATTATAAAAGCTGTTATAAGAAGTATCTTATCTGCTATTGGATCAATGTGTTTACCGAATTTGGACACTTGATCTCTCTTGCGGGCAATTAAGCCGTCTATGGCATCTGTTATACCAGCAATAAAAAATATGCCTAGAGCTATGAGTCTAGTTTCTGGTGTTCCTTTGTGTAGAAAAATAGCAAAGACAGGCACCAGTAATATCCTAAAAACAGTCAAAAAATTTGCCGTATTCATGAATAAAATCTTTATAACAATAAGAAATAACAGAAGGTTAGACTACTGAACCTTTGTCCCGCATTTTGGGCAAAACTTAGCTCCCGGCTTAAGAGATACGCCACATTTCGAACATGTTACGCCCTGAATTTTCTTCCCGCATTCCGGACAGAATACAGTGCCAGGAGATACTTCAGCGTTACAATATGGACACT contains these protein-coding regions:
- the plsY gene encoding glycerol-3-phosphate 1-O-acyltransferase PlsY, with the translated sequence MTIILKILAMIAVSYLLGAIPTGFIIGKLIKKIDIREFGSGNVGAANAFRVLGIIPGIITLIIDIAKGLICASIIAAYFHRGCSDQLCNLFQIIAGTSSIIGHNWTIFLDFKGGKGVATSTGVFLAIAPIPILLCVAVWGICALITRYVSLSSIVAAISLPIFIGVFNFRIENLVFGIIAAVFVVIRHKSNIKRLLHGTENRIGKKGKTSP
- a CDS encoding CopG family transcriptional regulator; its protein translation is MSKTVTLRLDDKIYQRFRGMAINDNRPLSNFIETAALRFVEEHEYVDEFEMAEIKDNASLNLSIKNGLCDAKARRGCFV
- a CDS encoding NAD(P)H-dependent glycerol-3-phosphate dehydrogenase → MNNKKICVLGAGGWGTTLAIHLYKKGLEVSLWEAFPDYAEVLLKQRKNPKFLPEIDIPAEIYITSKIDEAISEASLVVYAVPSHVMRKVAKSSHVPEGVVKLSVAKGIENKTLKRMSEIIAEETDNTNIIVLSGPSHAEEVARGIPTTVVVSGKDMDVAKHVQTIFMARDFRVYTNSDVIGVELGGALKNIIAIAAGISDGLGFGDNTKSALLTRGLAEIRRLGAKMGANPHTFSGLSGIGDLITTCTSKHSRNRFVGEQIAKGRTLSQILDSMSMVSEGVKTTQSAYFLSKKHSVDMPITTEIYEVLFNNKDPRKAVMDLMTRDAKSEIE
- a CDS encoding type II toxin-antitoxin system RelE/ParE family toxin, which translates into the protein MSDFRIFETDEFAKQFKKLSSHDAVFLRKKLDSYVYPQIKTKPFWGNNIKKLQGYSPDTWRYRIGKFRLFYIIDKNERIVFILTVDDRKNAYKK
- the der gene encoding ribosome biogenesis GTPase Der; the encoded protein is METEKRNPIVAILGRPNVGKSTLFNRIIGQRKSIVDSFSGLTRDRIYGTGLWGGKSFEIIDTGGLNFESLDNISAQVRAQVDVAIVQADFIIFMVDAKTGVLPVDKEIIDKIRRTDKKYIVVVNKVDTEAKTNDIYDFYQFGTDELLPISASHGLNINTLLDKVTEDFSDRENAVSSDEIRIAIVGGPNVGKSSYVNAILGDERLIVDKEPGTTRDAVDSFLKYKNASFVLVDTAGIRARNKLKTDVERYSVIRAQKAIQLSDVAILIIDITKGPTREDKKIASFICEQGKGIIIAINKADLSKKLGIDKGIWLEQFKANLKFLNFASVIFISALKKEKIFTVMDMAFNVHKCYTERISTAVLNKMLEDAKKRRPFSSTSSKQLKIKYITQVSTCPPTFALFVNNRNLIMEDYLNYLKNNLYDNFGFEGVPIRFKIKETT
- a CDS encoding CDP-alcohol phosphatidyltransferase family protein translates to MNTANFLTVFRILLVPVFAIFLHKGTPETRLIALGIFFIAGITDAIDGLIARKRDQVSKFGKHIDPIADKILLITAFIMLMMDGSIPVFLTIVVVARDVIIISGFLILYVVLGGLEPKPSKVSKCTTFLQIFTIIYALLNIKVPSISFIVWTTMVFTVISGINYTIHGVKLLNGDRKA
- a CDS encoding MerR family transcriptional regulator is translated as MEINIPDKLFFSIGEVSRLTKVESYVLRDWEGEFKQLKPQKDGDGKRSYTKKDIELILQIKKLLWEDLYTRDGAKKQLEAPKNGLKKSHDHELVNIIKDINKELTDIRAILNR